The DNA sequence TTTAAGACGCTTTAACGAGCCGAACTCTTTTAAAAGCATTCTTTTTCTTTTTTCGCCAATACCTTCCACTTCATCAAGGACGGAGGTAAACATCGTCTGCTTACGGACATTCCGGTGAAAACTGATAGCAAACCGGTGCACTTCATCCTGAACGCGCTGCAGAAGATAAAATTCTTCACTCGTCTTTTTTAAATTCACGGGCCGGGGAGGATCCCCCATCATCAGCTGGGATGTTTTGTGGCGGTCGTCTTTTGCCAGTCCGCACACTGGAATAGTCAGTCCCAGTTCGTGTTCAATCACTTCCTGGGCAGAGGAGATCTGTCCGCTTCCCCCATCAATGACGATCAGATCCGGAAGCGGAAGCTGTTCCTTTAATAGACGTGTATAACGCCGGCGCACGACTTCCCGCATCGATTCGTAATCATCCGGACCTTCTACGGTTCTTACTTTATATTTCCGGTAATTTTTTTTGTCGGGTCTTCCATCTATAAAGGATACCATCGCCGACACAGGGTCAACTCCCTGAATATTGGAGTTATCAAACGCTTCAATTCTATAGGGAGTTTCAATATTCATTGCCTCTCCAAGACGTTCCACTGCTTTAACCGTCCGCTTCTCATCTCTTTCGATCAACTGGAATTTTTCAGCAAGCGCCATCCCCGCATTCTTTATGGCCAGGTCCACCAGCTCTTTTTTCTGACCCCGCTTCGGCTGCACGGTTTTCACATCAAGAAATTCGCTGATTATATCGGCATCGGTCTCGGAAGGAACGAAAATCTCTTTCGGCTTTTTATGCTGCGTTTCCAGGTAAAACTGTCCAAGAAACGTATAAAAATCGTCCACCGGATCCTGATAAACAGGAAACATAGAGGCATCTCGCTCAATGAGCTTCCCCTGCCGCACGAAGAAAACCTGAACACACATCCAGCCCCGGTCGACCTGATAGCCGAAAACGTCACGGTTCGTCTGTTCTGTCATCGTCATTTTCTGTTTTTCCATGACAGCTTCAATATGTTTCACCTGATCCCGGAGTTCTTTCGCACGCTCAAAATCCATCGCCTCTGATGCTTCGTACATCCTTTTTGTAATGTTATTTTTAATTTCTTTATGGCCTCCGTTTAAAAACTCGGAGATTTCTTTAATCATCTGCTGATTTTTTTCCTTCGTGACCGTAAATTCACACGGTGCCAGACACTGGCCGATATGATAATAAAGGCAGACCCGATCCGGCATCGTCCGGCATTTGCGGAGTGGATAAAGCCGGTCGAGAAGCTTCTTTGTTTCGTTGGCCGCCTGGGCATTCGGATAGGGACCGAAATATTTTGCCCCGTCCTTTTTCACTTTTCTCGTTGTCAGAAGCCGGGGGTGCTCTTCTTTTGTAATTTTTAAAAAAGGATACGTTTTATCATCCTTCAAAAGAATATTGTAGCGTGGCTCATATTTTTTGATCAAATTCTGTTCAAGGACGAGTGCTTCGAGATCTGAAGAAGTCACTATATATTCAAAATCGCGGATTTCACTGACGAGCCGCTGGGTTTTTGTATCGTGGGAGCCGGTAAAGTAGGAACGTACCCGGTTGCGGAGTACCTTTGCTTTTCCTACGTAGATGATCGTGTCCTGCTTATTTTTCATAAGATAGCATCCCGGCTGATCCGGAATAAG is a window from the Alkalicoccus halolimnae genome containing:
- the uvrC gene encoding excinuclease ABC subunit UvrC — encoded protein: MDALKEKLQLIPDQPGCYLMKNKQDTIIYVGKAKVLRNRVRSYFTGSHDTKTQRLVSEIRDFEYIVTSSDLEALVLEQNLIKKYEPRYNILLKDDKTYPFLKITKEEHPRLLTTRKVKKDGAKYFGPYPNAQAANETKKLLDRLYPLRKCRTMPDRVCLYYHIGQCLAPCEFTVTKEKNQQMIKEISEFLNGGHKEIKNNITKRMYEASEAMDFERAKELRDQVKHIEAVMEKQKMTMTEQTNRDVFGYQVDRGWMCVQVFFVRQGKLIERDASMFPVYQDPVDDFYTFLGQFYLETQHKKPKEIFVPSETDADIISEFLDVKTVQPKRGQKKELVDLAIKNAGMALAEKFQLIERDEKRTVKAVERLGEAMNIETPYRIEAFDNSNIQGVDPVSAMVSFIDGRPDKKNYRKYKVRTVEGPDDYESMREVVRRRYTRLLKEQLPLPDLIVIDGGSGQISSAQEVIEHELGLTIPVCGLAKDDRHKTSQLMMGDPPRPVNLKKTSEEFYLLQRVQDEVHRFAISFHRNVRKQTMFTSVLDEVEGIGEKRKRMLLKEFGSLKRLKEASAEEIERVGIPQPVARALVSAIQQDNDK